GACGTGGGCCGCCATAATGCACTGGATAAAATAACCGGCTGGTGCTTACTGCAAGGAGTACCGGCCCAAGATAAGATACTCCTTTTTTCCGGGCGTATATCCTCGGAAATACTGATTAAATCCGCCCGCCTGGGCATACCCGTAATCGTATCCCGCTCCGCCTCCACAGACCTGGCCATTGAGCTTGCCGGGCAGTTGGGAATTACGTTGGTGGGCTTTGCCCGGGGCAACCGAATGAATATTTACTCCCACGGCGAACGGATTGTGTAAGCACAGCCTGCCGATCCCCAACCCCGGCTGTCGCACATGATCATGCCCAGTCCCGCAGGTCCATGCCGCCAACGCAACACTAGCGGAAGAATGGAAATACAGCTTAGCCTGTCATTGCTATGAACGCAACCTGCGACGTTGGCCATCCGTCATTGCGAAGAGCGAAGCGACGAAGCAACCTTCGTTTTACAGCCCACATTTCGTTGGGAACCTGCTTCGGTGTCTGGGATTGCTTCGCTTGCACTCGCAATGACAATTGCAAGCCTCGCTAGAACAGTTTTACTTCAATGTATTCGCCGGCTTCGACACCTTCCTTCCCGGCGGGTATGCGAGCCAGGCCTCCGGCCTGCACCATTGTGCTGATAAGGCCCGATTTACCAAGCACGGGTTCAGCGATAAGCACACCGTTCTCTTGATACAGGCGAACCCGCAGATAGTCCTCCCGGCCGGCGGCCGAGCGCATATTGCGGTTCAGCCGGGCACGGACGGGAAATTCCAGCGGGTCTTGTAAATAAGCGCCGTGCCTTAAAAGGGGCGTAACCAGCAAGTCAAACACAACCATTGCGGATACCGGATGGCCGGGCAGCCCGAATACAGGCTTTCCATCCACCACCGCCCCCACAGTGGGCTTGCCGGGCTTTATGGAAATACCATGGAACAACACCCCCGGTGAGCCCAAGGCATCCAATACCCGAGCGGCCACGTCCCTGGTGCCCACCGAACTGCCGCCGGAAAGCAGCACCAGGTCACATTCCGCCAGCGCCTGCCTTAGCCGATCCAGCAGCAGCTTATAATTATCCCGCACAATACCATAAATGCGGGGCCGGGCACCGGTGACCGCCGCCTGGCCATATAAGGCATAAGAATTAATATCCCGTACCTGACCCGGCCCGGGCTGTTCATAAGTTTCCACCAATTCGTCACCGGTAGATATTATACCCACCCGGGTTGGCACGAACACCGGCACCTCAGATACGCCTGCCGCCGCCAGCAGACCCAGATCCTGAGCTCTGAGCACATGTCCGCGGGACAGCACACCGTCCCCCGATGCAATATCCTCGCCTATGCGTACAATATGGTCTCCCGTCGCTGCCGGCCTGGTTATTCCAATGGTCCGCTCATCCAGCTCCGCGGTATATTCCACCATTAATACCGCATCCGCCCCGGGTGGCAGCATACCCCCCGTGGGTATGCGCCAGGCCTGACCTGCCCCGAGTCCTCCAGAAACCGCGGTATTTTGCCCCATGCGCACTTCACCGGTTATATCAAGGTAAGCAGGCAGGCTTTCCGTTGCCCCAAGGGTATCCCGGGCCCGCACGGCAAAGCCGTCCATAGTAGCCCGGTCAAAACCGGGCACCGCATCCACGGCCGTCAGGTCCCGTGCCAAACGTCGGCCCAGTGCTTTCAGCAATGGCACTTGCTCAGTAACATAAGCCGCCTTGATATGTTCCCCTAATAATTCCCGGGCTTCCCGCATTGTCCGAGCCTGAAACAGCTCACCCATAGCAATTTACCTCCCCATGATCATCGCACCTGATAAGCGGTCCCACACATAACCTGTTTTAACCACCCCGGGTGCAGGTTAAAAGATAAACGCTCATATATTACGGCAAACTTAAAGCCTGTGCTTTAAAATCATATTTCATTATAAAGATACCCTTTGTAACCATATTGTGCAACAGATCAAGTTAATTTATCGACAAAAAAATCCTGTCGGCGATAAATTACCGCCGCAGGATTAATGTTTTTCAATTCTCAAAACCCGGCACCGAACATAAACGAGTACATACGGAGCAAAACTATATGGAATGTTAAAACACTTGCTAACGCTGTTTCCGCAAACACGATCACAAGTACAGCAGATAAACCGGAAGCATGTCAGGCATACAAAAAGCAGCGGCAGATAAAAATAGATAAAAATGCAATGAGAGGAATAGGTTCATATGACCACAAAAAAGATAGCTATGGATATTATGGTACCGGTCAGCGACTATTCCGCGGTGCACACCACGGACACACTGGCCCAGGCTATTAAGGTATTAAAGGACAGCTTTACTATGGTTAACCGGGTGATTAACGGCCACCGCTCCGTGCTCGTGTTGGATGACAGTGAACACCTGGTAGGCATAGTAACCATTCGGTCCATTTTGAAATCCTTGGAAATTAAGTCTCAAATCGGCTCATCGCTGGCGCGTATTTTTGTCAGAGATATTATTGAGAACAACGCCATGACGATCAACGTCATGGAAGTAATGCGTCCGGTCAAGGAAAACTACGTTAAAGCCACGGATAACATCACGGTAGCGGCCAAAGCAATACTTACAGGCCGGATCAATATTGTCCCGGTAGTACATGAAAATCAGGTGGTTGGCATTATCCGGTCCATCGACCTGTTCAACGTCATCGGCGAGCTGCTCGATTAAGGGGACAACAGTACCAATGGTTCCATTATTGTGTGAACTCAAAGAAATTTACCGTTCATTCATTAGCCCCGCTGTTCGATCCCGAAAACCTCGTCCCTTACTTCCATCGACTTGCGCAGATCAAAGTTTCGGGCCAACCAGTGAAAGCCGAATTGCAACAGCGCCGGATCATCATCTTTGATTTGGCGCGCCGTGTCCTTATCCACTCCAAAGATGCTTAGAAAGCTGCCTTCAAATACATAACGGCGGAACCTGTCCAGATCATAGCAGGCCATGTAAAACATTTCCCCAATATGCTCGTCAAGAGCCGACAACCCGGTAAATTTAAGCGTTTGCGGAATCTTATCAAACTCCGGCTCCAACTCGCCGTATTTATCGTTGCCCTGGTTTTGCATCCACTCCTCCACTGTCCACTCCCTGTCCTCCAGCAAGCCGCGACAGTGATCGCTGTCAAAGGCAAATCCGTACTTGTTTTCACCTCGTATTTCCACCGGGGCCATCCGACAGGACCAGGGTCTTTCATCGTAAACCGAACAGCCCCGCTTCGTAACAAAAGGGCAAACCAGGTCGGCATCTTCCCGCATCTTAATAATCACCACACAAAACCCCCGCTCCCCAGGCCGCAGCCTGGTGGTGTGGCAGCGCAAGAAATCACCTGTGGTAAGCCCCAGCTTCCTGCTCATGCGCAAAACGTCATAGGGCGATAAAAATATATTAATATCCCGGCAGCAACGATTAAAACACTCCAAGTGCTCATGGCACGAAAACCGAAACTTATCGTCTCCCGTAAATTCAGTGTGCCTGCCCTGCACCGTTACTTGTTGATCGTCTCCAGGCAGTTTATTCGACATATGACACACCTCGCAATAAATAATACTTAAACACTGTCTACATGTGATTGATTAGCAAACATAAGAAATAAGGATAACCGGCATCACTGGCTGGTAATTCCGGCATTATCCTTCTGTAATCAACCACTGTTAATTGTCTCTTAACATTATACATCCTACATCCCGCACCCACAAATCATAAACCATGAACAATAAGCGGGCTGTGCGCAACACGATTGTAAAAACCCCGCCTCTGTATGCTTGGCCGCTCCTTGCACAGGCCCATACAGAAGCAGACAAAGCAATTATTGAGCTAGCTTGGCAAAATACTCACGCTCGCCTGATCCTTGCCCACCAAATCGCATAATTGGCGAATTAAACCCAATGTCCCCTCCATGTGCAAGAAGTCTTTCGCCATTGGCTCGCTCGCCGGGAAAAAAGCCGCCACCTCCCGGTTATTCATAATAAGTGCCCGATCCGGCTGTACATGGTAGAACATAGTGTCCGCAATATCAATAAACAGGCGAGTATAAGCAGGCTTACCCCGGGATGATTTAATTACTGACTGCATATACAGATAATCGCCCCAGGGCACCTGACTTTCCCTGGTTACCCCGGAAAAATTACCTTGCCCGGCCCGTCCGGCCACAACGCCGGCCAGTACCGCCGGAAAATCCAACACATTCCCGCTTCGTCCCAGATGTACCATCCGTACCACCCGCCAGCACCACTGCCGGTTAAAGGAATCTAAGAACCGCTCTTCACTTAACTGCGTCACTATTAAGCCCCTTCCTTACAATAGACATGTCCGTATATCAGTTTTAAGCAAGATTTCCCGCAGTCTTAAAAGCAAGCGTATACAATTTTGATTTAATCTTTATCACTAAATTTTTACCAAAACATACACAGAATATTTATAAGCTTTTTATAGTATTTGAAAGCCAATTA
This genomic interval from Desulfoscipio sp. XC116 contains the following:
- a CDS encoding YkgJ family cysteine cluster protein produces the protein MSNKLPGDDQQVTVQGRHTEFTGDDKFRFSCHEHLECFNRCCRDINIFLSPYDVLRMSRKLGLTTGDFLRCHTTRLRPGERGFCVVIIKMREDADLVCPFVTKRGCSVYDERPWSCRMAPVEIRGENKYGFAFDSDHCRGLLEDREWTVEEWMQNQGNDKYGELEPEFDKIPQTLKFTGLSALDEHIGEMFYMACYDLDRFRRYVFEGSFLSIFGVDKDTARQIKDDDPALLQFGFHWLARNFDLRKSMEVRDEVFGIEQRG
- the glp gene encoding gephyrin-like molybdotransferase Glp gives rise to the protein MGELFQARTMREARELLGEHIKAAYVTEQVPLLKALGRRLARDLTAVDAVPGFDRATMDGFAVRARDTLGATESLPAYLDITGEVRMGQNTAVSGGLGAGQAWRIPTGGMLPPGADAVLMVEYTAELDERTIGITRPAATGDHIVRIGEDIASGDGVLSRGHVLRAQDLGLLAAAGVSEVPVFVPTRVGIISTGDELVETYEQPGPGQVRDINSYALYGQAAVTGARPRIYGIVRDNYKLLLDRLRQALAECDLVLLSGGSSVGTRDVAARVLDALGSPGVLFHGISIKPGKPTVGAVVDGKPVFGLPGHPVSAMVVFDLLVTPLLRHGAYLQDPLEFPVRARLNRNMRSAAGREDYLRVRLYQENGVLIAEPVLGKSGLISTMVQAGGLARIPAGKEGVEAGEYIEVKLF
- a CDS encoding CBS domain-containing protein, translated to MTTKKIAMDIMVPVSDYSAVHTTDTLAQAIKVLKDSFTMVNRVINGHRSVLVLDDSEHLVGIVTIRSILKSLEIKSQIGSSLARIFVRDIIENNAMTINVMEVMRPVKENYVKATDNITVAAKAILTGRINIVPVVHENQVVGIIRSIDLFNVIGELLD